Proteins encoded by one window of Candidatus Nomurabacteria bacterium:
- a CDS encoding carboxypeptidase regulatory-like domain-containing protein: MIWARGYKSFALMLIALTFGCFWLFQSADLLPITVFADEIIVEEDPVSVNAVVGSGDGGEDTGGGGGSVSYCQDAAATNFGDVLPCQYSPLPTTCVNPLATNYGGDLPCVFAVENLCQDPDAVNYQGVLPCFYAPPPPRCQDAAATNFGEFLPCTYPESLLCQDLFAENYGNPLPCSYQEDCTGPDCDVPSPCVGTGCTNDESTTPGGGGTGNTNPTGPSDFATAITNVGIITDQVTESLSNALTIIGNTIQNVTPVLVMPAGSVETKIITTGGLVGAGVFSLASLLFINPLSFSEIIFLPLRLWSLLLAALGLWKRRPPWGTVYDSITKQPLDPAYVVLYDKDGKEAATSITDLDGRYGFLPHVGTYTITVQKTNYEFPSKKLQGLTHDEIYQDLYFGSSLIIKEEGEVITKNIPMDPLNFDWNEFAKRQNKLMKFYSKRYVIWKQISDTLFVIGLVLALIAFLVAPKPYNTIILLCYLVFLFLRQTNLFRHPLGSVVEKSTNEPLAFAVVHIFHAGSTSEIMRKVADKSGRFYSLVPNGKYYVKIEKKNADMSYSLVHTSMPFIVRKGHIDTTFKI, translated from the coding sequence ATGATATGGGCCCGCGGATATAAGAGTTTTGCATTAATGCTTATAGCACTCACCTTTGGGTGCTTTTGGCTTTTTCAGTCCGCAGACTTATTGCCAATTACAGTCTTTGCTGATGAAATCATAGTAGAGGAAGATCCGGTAAGTGTTAATGCAGTCGTTGGGTCAGGTGATGGTGGGGAAGATACAGGCGGTGGTGGAGGTTCAGTTTCGTACTGCCAAGACGCAGCTGCAACAAATTTTGGAGATGTGCTGCCTTGTCAATACTCTCCATTGCCGACGACGTGCGTAAATCCACTTGCAACAAACTATGGAGGTGATTTGCCATGTGTTTTTGCAGTAGAGAATTTATGTCAAGATCCTGATGCAGTAAATTATCAAGGTGTATTGCCGTGCTTCTATGCTCCACCACCACCGAGATGCCAAGACGCAGCCGCGACAAATTTTGGAGAATTTTTACCATGTACATATCCTGAATCTCTCTTGTGTCAGGATTTATTTGCAGAAAATTATGGTAATCCACTGCCTTGTAGTTATCAAGAAGACTGTACGGGGCCTGATTGTGATGTTCCGTCGCCGTGTGTTGGCACAGGCTGCACGAATGATGAGAGTACTACTCCAGGAGGTGGAGGGACTGGAAATACAAATCCAACAGGACCGAGCGATTTTGCGACGGCTATTACCAACGTGGGCATAATTACTGATCAGGTTACTGAGAGCCTTTCAAATGCGCTTACTATTATCGGCAATACGATCCAGAATGTGACACCAGTTCTGGTGATGCCTGCAGGTAGTGTAGAAACAAAAATAATTACAACAGGAGGTTTGGTTGGGGCGGGCGTGTTCTCGCTTGCTTCATTGCTGTTTATAAATCCACTGTCATTTTCAGAAATTATATTCTTGCCGCTTCGTCTATGGTCGTTACTTCTCGCTGCACTAGGATTGTGGAAGCGCCGTCCGCCGTGGGGAACTGTGTATGATTCAATAACCAAGCAACCGCTTGATCCTGCTTATGTTGTTCTTTACGATAAGGATGGCAAGGAAGCTGCAACATCGATTACAGATCTGGATGGGCGATACGGCTTTTTGCCCCACGTTGGCACCTATACGATTACAGTTCAAAAAACCAATTATGAATTTCCGTCTAAAAAATTACAAGGACTTACTCATGATGAAATCTATCAAGATTTGTATTTTGGTAGCAGTCTAATAATCAAAGAAGAAGGGGAAGTTATTACTAAAAACATCCCTATGGATCCGCTTAATTTTGACTGGAACGAATTTGCTAAGCGCCAAAACAAACTCATGAAATTTTATTCAAAGCGCTATGTTATTTGGAAGCAAATAAGTGACACTCTTTTTGTTATCGGTCTTGTGCTGGCATTGATTGCATTCCTTGTTGCTCCAAAACCATACAATACGATCATACTACTGTGTTACTTGGTCTTTCTGTTCCTTCGACAAACTAATCTATTTCGTCATCCACTCGGTAGTGTGGTTGAAAAGAGTACAAATGAGCCACTGGCATTTGCTGTCGTACATATATTCCATGCCGGGTCTACCAGTGAGATTATGCGCAAAGTTGCAGATAAAAGTGGGCGTTTCTACTCATTGGTTCCTAACGGTAAATATTATGTAAAAATAGAGAAAAAGAATGCAGATATGAGTTATAGTCTCGTTCACACTTCCATGCCGTTTATTGTTCGTAAAGGTCATATCGATACAACGTTTAAAATATAG